From Rhododendron vialii isolate Sample 1 chromosome 10a, ASM3025357v1, the proteins below share one genomic window:
- the LOC131303398 gene encoding uncharacterized protein LOC131303398 has protein sequence MMMFIMKGSMLTRRKTFKTCEEQPFLYMVCTKCLKPISAMKKPCLTTLIMVPKSSKRIAKYVIYYLIYTSLMRKAVKSNTHGQLLHLLTIQMHLLIGILLMPNVVPPVPLYSQDACRQHLETWDMNSDSLKNYQMEI, from the exons ATGATGATGTTCATCATGAAAGGCTCAATGTTAACAAG AAGGAAAACTTTCAAAACATGTGAAGAGCAACCATTTTTGTACATGGTATGTACCAAATGTTTGAAACCGATCAGCGCAATGAAGAAACCGTGTTTGACTACTTTAATTATGGTGCCAAAAAGTAGTAAAAGAATAGCCAAG TATGTCATCTACTATTTGATCTATACATCTTTGATGAGGAAGGCTGTCAAGTCAAATACCCATGGACAACTACTGCACCTATTAACCATCCAAATGCACCTGCTAATTGGAATCCTATTGATGCCTAATGTCGTGCCACCTGTT CCTCTCTATTCACAGGATGCTTGCCGACAACATTTAGAAACTTGGGACATGAATTCAGATTCcttaaaaaactatcaaatggaGATTTAG
- the LOC131303022 gene encoding nucleolar protein 12-like translates to MGSRLEKVSKICKMVYAGTRVLLGEVKKLRKEIKRLKEEEETRKLQLEEREDNDDDEDDDEDEDEDDGDEDKKKEEDKGTDDIHYQQVIPKGHKSPLSNLSSGKFHIVEKEYMSVNLFHYFNVNGI, encoded by the exons ATGGGAAGCCGCCTAGAAAAAGTGAGTAAAATTTGCAAAATGGTGTACGCCGGTACGCGAGTACTGCTAGGTGAGGTGAAAAAACTCAGGAAAGAGATCAAGAGGctaaaagaggaagaagagactAGGAAATTGCAGCTGGAAGAACGTGAGGACAACGACGATGACGAGGACGATGATGAGGACGAAGATGAGGACGACGGGGATGAGGATAAGAAGAAGGAAGAGGATAAGGGAACTGATGATATACACTATCAACAAGTCATCCCCAAGGGACACAAAAGTCCTCTTTCAAATCt TTCGTCTGGTAAATTTCATATCGTTGAGAAGGAATATATGTCTGTGAATTTGTTTCACTACTTTAATGTTAATGGAATCTAG